One Sinorhizobium mexicanum genomic region harbors:
- a CDS encoding lysophospholipid acyltransferase family protein, translating into MKALVAKVAAAAFVLFARAITAVRAIWPEEGLPAKPCVYFANHSSHGDFVLVWAVLPPRLRHRTRPVAGAEYWLKSHTNAFIGRDVFNAVLIERDRDKRTQDPIALMVSAIDDGSSLILFPEGTRNQTEERLLPFKTGIFHLVDQRPEVDLVPVWINNLNRVMPKGEIVPIPLICTVTFGNALRVAPGEDKEAFLERMRAALLALAPKPAGSGE; encoded by the coding sequence ATGAAGGCTTTGGTTGCGAAGGTCGCTGCGGCCGCCTTCGTTCTGTTTGCCCGCGCGATAACCGCGGTTCGCGCCATCTGGCCGGAAGAAGGATTGCCGGCCAAGCCTTGTGTCTATTTTGCCAATCATTCGAGCCACGGCGATTTCGTCCTGGTCTGGGCCGTGCTGCCGCCGAGGCTGCGCCACCGGACCCGCCCTGTCGCCGGCGCCGAATACTGGCTGAAATCGCATACCAATGCCTTCATCGGGCGCGACGTCTTCAATGCGGTGCTGATCGAGCGCGACCGGGACAAGCGGACGCAGGATCCGATCGCCCTGATGGTCTCGGCGATCGATGACGGCTCGTCGCTAATCCTCTTTCCCGAGGGCACGCGGAACCAGACCGAGGAAAGGCTGCTCCCCTTCAAGACCGGCATTTTCCATCTGGTCGATCAGCGCCCCGAGGTCGATCTCGTGCCGGTGTGGATCAACAATCTGAACCGCGTGATGCCCAAGGGCGAGATCGTGCCGATCCCGCTGATCTGCACCGTCACCTTCGGCAACGCACTCCGTGTCGCGCCCGGCGAAGACAAGGAAGCATTTCTAGAACGGATGCGTGCCGCCCTCCTGGCGCTTGCTCCGAAACCGGCAGGAAGCGGCGAATGA
- a CDS encoding phosphatidate cytidylyltransferase: MTAASSDLVTLVFGIFGVLIVASAVGYLLERRLATDGPNAAVENLNARIRAWWAMVILIGLAFIAGRVGVLVLFAFCSFAALREFITLIYTRRADHWALASAFFLVLPIQYYLLWAEEYGIFSIFIPVYAFLLMPIISVLRGDTERFLLRVAEVQWALMICVFCVSHVPALLTLDIPGYEGRNVLLIAFLVIVVQLSDVLQYVWGKLFGRTKIAPNLSPSKTVEGFVGGVASATLIGAALWWITPFTPVQAGLLSFIITLMGFLGGLVMSAIKRDRGVKDWGHLIEGHGGLIDRLDSVVFSAPIFFHIVRYWWSVS, from the coding sequence ATGACTGCGGCAAGCTCCGATCTCGTAACCCTCGTCTTCGGCATCTTCGGCGTGCTGATCGTCGCCTCCGCGGTCGGCTACCTGCTCGAGCGGCGTCTCGCAACCGACGGACCGAACGCGGCGGTCGAAAACCTCAATGCGCGCATCCGGGCCTGGTGGGCGATGGTCATCCTGATCGGCCTCGCCTTCATCGCCGGCCGCGTCGGCGTCCTCGTGCTCTTCGCCTTCTGCTCCTTTGCGGCGCTAAGGGAGTTCATCACGCTGATCTACACCCGGCGCGCCGACCACTGGGCACTCGCTTCGGCCTTCTTCCTCGTCCTGCCGATCCAGTATTACCTGCTCTGGGCCGAGGAATACGGCATTTTCTCGATCTTCATCCCCGTCTATGCCTTCCTGCTGATGCCGATCATTTCGGTGCTGCGGGGCGATACGGAGCGCTTCCTGCTTCGCGTCGCCGAAGTGCAATGGGCCCTGATGATCTGCGTCTTCTGCGTGTCGCACGTGCCGGCACTGCTGACCCTCGACATACCGGGCTACGAAGGCCGCAACGTGCTGCTGATCGCCTTCCTGGTGATCGTCGTGCAACTGAGCGACGTGCTGCAATATGTCTGGGGCAAGCTCTTCGGCCGCACCAAGATTGCGCCCAACCTCTCGCCGTCGAAGACGGTCGAGGGCTTTGTCGGCGGCGTTGCCAGCGCCACGCTGATCGGCGCCGCGTTGTGGTGGATCACGCCGTTCACGCCGGTGCAGGCGGGCCTCTTGTCGTTCATCATCACCCTCATGGGCTTCCTCGGGGGGCTGGTGATGTCGGCGATCAAGCGCGATCGCGGGGTCAAGGACTGGGGCCACCTCATCGAGGGTCACGGTGGGCTGATCGACAGGCTGGATTCCGTCGTCTTCTCGGCGCCGATCTTCTTCCACATCGTCCGCTACTGGTGGTCGGTGTCATGA
- a CDS encoding CDP-alcohol phosphatidyltransferase family protein translates to MTETGDRRPLASRNTRWAGAIARWMAARAITPNQISQGSMVAAALAGGAFFLAGQSAGTTRIVCLLLAALFCQLRLLCNLFDGMVAVEGGKGEPDGPFWNEFPDRVADILIFAGLGYGIGAPGLGWAAAAFAVLTAYVRELGRATGNPSDFSGPMAKQHRMATVTAAAAIAILEPLWQGHNEVLAIGLSVVALGAALTAFRRGRTLVRRLKEPDKR, encoded by the coding sequence ATGACCGAGACAGGCGACCGGCGGCCACTTGCAAGCCGCAACACGCGCTGGGCCGGCGCGATCGCCCGATGGATGGCGGCCCGGGCGATAACGCCCAATCAGATCTCGCAGGGGAGCATGGTGGCGGCGGCTCTCGCTGGCGGCGCGTTCTTTCTGGCGGGTCAGAGCGCGGGTACGACGCGGATCGTCTGCCTGCTTCTAGCGGCCTTGTTCTGCCAGCTCCGACTGCTCTGCAACCTCTTCGACGGCATGGTCGCCGTCGAGGGCGGCAAGGGAGAACCGGACGGCCCCTTCTGGAACGAGTTTCCCGATCGTGTCGCCGACATCCTGATATTCGCGGGGCTCGGCTACGGCATCGGCGCACCCGGCCTCGGCTGGGCGGCCGCCGCCTTCGCCGTGCTCACCGCCTATGTGCGCGAGCTTGGCCGCGCCACCGGAAACCCGAGCGATTTTTCCGGGCCGATGGCCAAGCAGCACCGCATGGCGACGGTCACCGCCGCCGCTGCCATCGCCATCCTGGAGCCCCTGTGGCAAGGCCACAACGAGGTGCTGGCGATCGGCCTCTCAGTGGTTGCGCTCGGCGCGGCGCTGACGGCATTCCGCCGCGGACGGACATTGGTCCGGCGGCTGAAAGAGCCGGACAAGCGCTGA
- a CDS encoding TetR/AcrR family transcriptional regulator, producing the protein MAKTVAERSDVTPVLAEIFREHGFEGASLSVISEKTGLGKGSLYHFFPGGKEEMATTVLRDIDQWFEEHVYLPLREAEDPHTAISAMCRSVADYFRSGRRVCLVGAFALDDVRDRFADQVRDYFAEWRAALATALEKAGNDPATAGELAEEAVIAIQGALVLGRALDDTAVFERALARVEARLAGKA; encoded by the coding sequence GTGGCAAAGACCGTCGCGGAGCGCTCGGACGTCACTCCCGTCCTGGCCGAGATCTTCCGGGAGCATGGCTTCGAAGGCGCGAGCCTTTCCGTCATCAGCGAGAAGACCGGGCTCGGCAAGGGCAGCCTCTATCACTTCTTCCCGGGCGGGAAGGAGGAGATGGCGACGACGGTGCTCCGCGACATCGACCAATGGTTCGAGGAGCACGTCTACCTGCCACTTCGCGAGGCAGAGGATCCGCACACGGCGATCAGCGCCATGTGCCGGTCGGTGGCGGACTATTTCCGCTCGGGCCGCCGCGTCTGCCTCGTCGGCGCCTTCGCGCTCGACGATGTCCGCGACCGCTTCGCCGATCAGGTGCGCGACTATTTCGCCGAGTGGCGGGCGGCGCTCGCCACGGCGCTCGAAAAAGCTGGCAATGACCCGGCCACCGCGGGCGAACTTGCCGAAGAGGCGGTGATCGCCATTCAGGGCGCACTGGTTCTCGGTCGCGCGCTCGACGATACGGCGGTGTTCGAACGCGCGCTGGCACGGGTCGAGGCGCGCCTCGCGGGGAAGGCTTGA
- a CDS encoding DUF1348 family protein — MSEQRPPLPPFTRETAVQKIRAAEDGWNSRDPERVSRAYTVDSHWRNRAEFVEGREAIVAFLTRKWNKELEYRLIKELWAHDGNRIAVRFAYEYHDDSGNWYRAYGNENWEFDENGLMHTRHASINDMPIKEADRKFFWDRSGPRPADHPGLSKLGL, encoded by the coding sequence ATGTCCGAACAACGTCCGCCGCTGCCGCCCTTCACGCGCGAGACGGCCGTTCAAAAGATCCGCGCTGCCGAAGACGGATGGAACAGCCGCGATCCGGAAAGGGTGTCGCGCGCCTACACCGTCGACAGCCATTGGCGCAACCGCGCTGAATTCGTGGAGGGCCGTGAGGCGATTGTCGCTTTCCTGACGCGCAAGTGGAATAAGGAGCTCGAATATCGCCTGATCAAGGAGCTCTGGGCGCATGACGGCAACAGGATCGCGGTGCGCTTCGCCTATGAGTATCACGATGACTCCGGCAACTGGTATCGTGCTTATGGCAACGAGAACTGGGAGTTCGATGAAAACGGCCTGATGCACACGCGCCACGCCTCGATCAACGACATGCCGATCAAGGAAGCGGACCGGAAGTTCTTCTGGGACAGGTCCGGACCGCGGCCGGCGGATCATCCCGGCCTTTCGAAACTCGGATTGTAA
- a CDS encoding DUF4105 domain-containing protein, whose amino-acid sequence MRLAARILVAVSLAFVIALVTVWAALALWYRLPFPELAKAVTSGAFILLGLVAIVALFTRWRYRAGAVFLVALGVMLAWWSTIRPPKDADWAPDVARQVTGTLNGNLLTLTNVRDFEWRSNSDFTERWTTRTYDLDKLRSLDLFMSYWAGPEMAHVIMSFGFEGGDQLAWSIEVKRRIGGQFSPVADLFKSNPLVIVAADERDVVRVRSNVRGEDVQIYRLRAPPEAAKTLLLEYVRDANALATTPEFYNSITTNCTTTIVKMMRAVGDVVPGDWRLIVNGYLPDYAYDRGAVDTSMPLTELRSLAHIKDRAQAAGLSPDFSGLIRVGVPSPPQRPR is encoded by the coding sequence TTGCGTCTCGCAGCGCGAATACTCGTCGCCGTCTCTCTCGCCTTTGTCATCGCCCTCGTTACCGTCTGGGCGGCGCTAGCCCTTTGGTACCGCCTTCCCTTTCCGGAGCTGGCGAAGGCCGTGACGAGCGGCGCTTTTATCCTGCTCGGCCTTGTGGCGATCGTCGCGCTATTCACCCGCTGGCGTTACCGCGCCGGCGCCGTCTTTCTCGTCGCGCTTGGCGTCATGCTCGCCTGGTGGAGCACGATCAGGCCGCCGAAGGACGCCGACTGGGCGCCGGACGTCGCGCGCCAGGTGACGGGCACGCTGAACGGCAATCTGCTGACGCTCACGAATGTCCGCGACTTCGAGTGGCGCAGCAACAGCGACTTCACCGAACGCTGGACGACCCGCACCTACGATCTCGACAAGCTGCGGTCGCTCGACCTCTTCATGTCCTACTGGGCCGGCCCGGAAATGGCCCATGTCATCATGAGCTTCGGCTTCGAGGGCGGCGACCAGCTCGCCTGGTCGATCGAGGTGAAGCGGCGCATCGGCGGCCAGTTCTCGCCCGTTGCCGATCTTTTCAAGAGCAATCCGCTGGTGATCGTCGCGGCCGACGAGCGCGACGTTGTGCGCGTGCGGTCGAACGTTCGCGGAGAAGACGTCCAGATCTATCGCCTCAGGGCCCCGCCGGAGGCCGCCAAGACACTGCTGCTCGAATATGTCCGGGACGCCAACGCGCTCGCCACGACGCCGGAGTTCTACAACTCGATTACCACCAACTGCACGACGACCATCGTCAAGATGATGCGCGCCGTCGGCGACGTCGTCCCCGGTGACTGGCGGCTGATCGTCAACGGCTATCTTCCCGACTATGCCTATGACCGTGGCGCGGTGGACACGAGCATGCCGCTCACCGAACTCCGCTCGCTCGCTCACATCAAGGACCGAGCGCAGGCGGCGGGTCTGTCGCCGGACTTTTCCGGGCTCATCCGCGTCGGCGTGCCCTCCCCGCCGCAGCGCCCGAGGTGA
- a CDS encoding low affinity iron permease family protein, translated as MEPIFTRFANKMSDLAGRPATFAIAFLSIVIWGLCGPVFDFSQNWQLAVNTTTTITTFLMVFILQNSQNRDGQALQAKLDELIRTSSAENRFMGIEELDGKELRKARDDINGKAQAQEHSTGSAE; from the coding sequence ATGGAACCGATTTTCACTCGTTTTGCGAACAAGATGTCAGATCTCGCCGGGCGGCCGGCAACATTCGCCATCGCATTCCTGTCGATCGTCATTTGGGGCCTATGCGGGCCGGTATTCGATTTCTCGCAAAACTGGCAACTCGCAGTAAATACCACGACAACGATCACGACATTCCTGATGGTTTTCATTCTGCAGAACTCGCAAAACCGCGATGGCCAGGCACTTCAGGCCAAACTCGACGAGTTGATCCGCACCAGCAGTGCCGAAAATCGCTTCATGGGCATCGAGGAACTCGACGGCAAGGAACTGAGGAAGGCTCGCGACGACATAAACGGCAAGGCTCAAGCGCAGGAGCACTCCACTGGAAGCGCCGAGTGA
- a CDS encoding DUF899 domain-containing protein, giving the protein MTAHATGTRDEWLAARVDLLQEEKELTRRSDELALRRQALPWVRIDKDYRFDTEDGNVSLKDLFKGRSQLLVYHFMFGPDYTAGCPSCSSIADGFNGIVVHLENHDVAFSAVSRAPLAKLQAFKQRMDWTFPWASSNDGDFNRDFCVWFTEEEQRKGTIEYNFRREPPAPEPLAGKTVQEWRGNEGPVAQIAAMTGTDVPTYTRDRPGVSAFVLDDGVVYHSYSSYARGLDGLWGVYQWLDRAPLGRNENGIWWRHRDAYGRG; this is encoded by the coding sequence ATGACGGCACATGCAACCGGAACCCGTGACGAGTGGCTGGCAGCGCGGGTCGACCTGCTCCAGGAGGAGAAGGAGCTGACGCGGCGCAGCGACGAGCTGGCGCTGCGGCGCCAGGCGCTGCCCTGGGTGCGGATCGACAAGGATTACCGGTTCGACACCGAGGACGGAAACGTCTCGCTCAAAGACCTCTTCAAAGGGCGCTCGCAGCTCCTCGTCTACCACTTCATGTTCGGCCCCGACTACACGGCCGGGTGCCCGTCCTGCTCATCGATCGCGGACGGGTTCAACGGGATCGTCGTCCATCTCGAAAACCACGATGTCGCGTTCTCGGCGGTCTCGCGCGCGCCGCTTGCAAAACTGCAGGCGTTCAAGCAGCGGATGGACTGGACCTTTCCCTGGGCCTCCTCGAACGATGGCGATTTCAACCGTGACTTCTGCGTCTGGTTCACCGAGGAAGAGCAGCGCAAGGGGACGATAGAATACAACTTCCGCCGCGAGCCGCCGGCGCCGGAGCCGCTTGCCGGAAAGACCGTTCAGGAGTGGCGCGGCAACGAGGGCCCGGTCGCACAAATCGCCGCCATGACAGGAACCGATGTTCCCACCTACACGCGCGACAGGCCCGGCGTCAGCGCCTTCGTGCTCGACGACGGCGTCGTCTATCACAGCTATTCCAGCTATGCGCGCGGACTGGACGGGCTGTGGGGCGTGTACCAGTGGCTCGACCGGGCGCCTCTGGGGCGAAACGAGAACGGTATCTGGTGGCGCCATCGCGACGCCTATGGCCGGGGCTGA